From a region of the Candidatus Gracilibacteria bacterium genome:
- the fghA gene encoding S-formylglutathione hydrolase: MKLTKTIKHFDGEIQFFEHSSVSTKTTMKFSVFLPDPKKVPDSALIWLSGLTCNEENFILKSGFAHHMADSNTMIICPDTSPRDLNLACEHESYDFGSGAGFYVNATTKDFKDNYNMYDYINTEIYNLVTKFFKIKATKISIFGHSMGGHGALIIGLNNPEKYQSISAFSPIVNPINAPWGKKAFEGYLGSNKKDWEKYDATVLLQKGNVHKKLILIDQGTNDDFLKSELLTNNLQKAADLSQQKIQINMREGYDHSYYFISTFLGNHIDFHLQHLK; encoded by the coding sequence GTGAAACTCACCAAAACAATTAAGCACTTTGACTGAGAAATTCAATTTTTTGAACATAGTTCAGTGAGTACAAAAACAACTATGAAGTTTTCAGTTTTTTTGCCAGATCCTAAAAAAGTTCCAGACTCAGCGCTAATATGGCTTTCTGGATTAACATGTAATGAAGAAAACTTTATCTTAAAGTCAGGATTTGCTCATCACATGGCAGATTCAAACACTATGATTATTTGTCCAGATACCTCCCCGAGAGACTTAAACCTTGCATGTGAACACGAAAGTTATGATTTTGGAAGTTGAGCAGGATTCTATGTGAATGCTACTACAAAAGATTTCAAGGATAATTATAATATGTATGACTATATAAATACTGAAATATATAATCTCGTTACTAAATTTTTTAAGATAAAAGCTACTAAAATCTCTATTTTCTGACATTCTATGGGAGGACATTGAGCTCTAATAATCTGATTAAATAATCCTGAAAAATACCAATCTATTTCAGCATTTTCTCCAATAGTCAATCCTATTAATGCTCCATGGGGTAAAAAGGCATTTGAGTGATATCTTGGAAGTAATAAAAAAGATTGGGAAAAATATGATGCTACTGTGTTACTTCAAAAATGAAATGTGCATAAAAAATTAATTCTCATAGATCAAGGCACTAATGATGATTTTTTGAAAAGTGAGTTACTCACAAATAATTTACAAAAAGCTGCTGATTTATCGCAGCAGAAAATACAGATAAATATGAGAGAATGATATGATCACAGTTACTATTTTATCTCAACATTTTTAGGAAATCATATTGATTTTCATTTACAACATCTTAAATAA
- a CDS encoding S-(hydroxymethyl)glutathione dehydrogenase/class III alcohol dehydrogenase produces MKVKAAVAWEAGKPLSIEMVDLEGPKAGEVLVKMKSTGVCHTDAFTLSGNDPEGIFPCILGHEGGGVVEEIGVGVTSLEVGDHVIPLYTPECRECKFCLSGKTNLCQKIRETQGKGLMPDGTTRFSKDGQPIYHYMGTSTFAEYSVIPEISLAKINKEADLEKVCLLGCGVTTGIGAVLNTAKVEVGSSVAVFGLGGIGLSVIQGAKMAGATTIIGIDLNEDKFEMATKFGATECINPKNHDKAIQDVIVEMTDGGVDYSFECIGNVHVMRSALECCHKGWGESIIIGVAGAGQEISTRPFQLVTGRVWKGSAFGGVKGRTELPGLVEKYRSGEINLDDMVTYTMPLEDINKAFELMHAGKSIRTVINY; encoded by the coding sequence ATGAAAGTGAAAGCAGCTGTAGCGTGGGAAGCAGGAAAACCTCTCAGTATTGAAATGGTAGATTTAGAAGGCCCAAAAGCTTGAGAAGTACTAGTTAAAATGAAATCTACTTGAGTGTGTCATACAGATGCATTTACACTCTCATGAAATGATCCAGAATGAATTTTTCCTTGTATACTTGGTCATGAGGGTGGATGAGTTGTTGAAGAAATTGGAGTATGAGTTACAAGTCTTGAAGTATGAGATCACGTGATTCCACTCTATACTCCAGAGTGCCGTGAGTGTAAGTTTTGTTTATCAGGGAAAACAAACCTGTGTCAAAAAATACGAGAAACCCAATGAAAATGACTTATGCCTGATGGAACAACACGTTTTTCAAAAGACTGACAGCCTATTTATCATTACATGGGGACATCGACTTTTGCAGAATATTCTGTAATACCTGAAATATCACTCGCTAAAATAAACAAAGAGGCTGATTTAGAAAAAGTATGTCTTCTCGGTTGTGGAGTAACTACCTGAATTGGTGCAGTTCTTAACACAGCTAAGGTTGAGGTTGGATCAAGTGTTGCAGTATTTTGACTTGGATGAATAGGTTTATCTGTAATTCAGGGAGCAAAAATGGCAGGTGCTACAACTATTATTTGAATAGATCTTAACGAAGATAAATTTGAAATGGCTACAAAATTTTGAGCAACTGAGTGTATTAATCCTAAAAATCACGATAAAGCTATTCAAGATGTTATTGTAGAGATGACGGATGGAGGAGTAGACTATTCATTTGAATGTATTGGAAACGTACATGTTATGCGCTCTGCTCTTGAGTGTTGTCATAAATGATGGTGAGAATCAATTATAATTGGAGTTGCTGGAGCTGGTCAAGAAATATCGACTCGTCCATTTCAACTAGTAACTGGAAGAGTTTGGAAATGAAGCGCATTTGGAGGAGTAAAAGGTCGAACAGAACTTCCAGGTCTCGTAGAAAAATATAGGTCAGGAGAAATAAATCTTGATGATATGGTTACCTATACAATGCCTCTTGAAGATATAAATAAAGCGTTTGAACTGATGCATGCTGGAAAATCTATACGAACGGTAATTAACTATTAA
- a CDS encoding sodium:proton antiporter → MDKHLIIYAALGLTTIIMAWLPYVSKIIKISYPIMLLVIGVLLYYSGVPISWPDPLWPNSWVMYISEAIVIISLMGAGLKIGKNYTLSDWKVILRLILISMPIFLVGSFLFGYMFLGLGLPAAILLSAVLSPTDPVLASEVQIQKLTNKNAITSRFALTGEAGINDGLAFPFTILALAVFTAGEFNSEVGMQWFLDSFLLKVFLGFLLGYLFGKFLGWLIDKVPDIKGIGAPAGFIALSITFFVYATTELLHGYGFLAVFIAAVVIRHREEVEGNIKHKMHNFTEEIEKILLVFWIILFGASILNGIFDSLTWKDFIFALVIIFILRPLGGMIALYGVKEKISEKLVISFFGIRGIGSIFYLSWAFVQNPNFPGQEKLYAIVSLVILISIITHGLTAPYFIKKVETDIAV, encoded by the coding sequence ATGGATAAGCACCTCATAATTTATGCAGCCCTGTGACTTACTACTATTATCATGGCTTGGCTGCCATATGTTTCTAAAATAATAAAAATTAGTTATCCAATTATGTTGTTAGTAATTGGAGTATTATTATATTATTCAGGAGTTCCCATTTCTTGGCCAGACCCACTTTGGCCAAATTCATGGGTGATGTACATATCTGAAGCTATAGTGATTATTTCACTTATGTGAGCTGGTCTCAAAATATGAAAAAATTATACTCTGAGCGACTGGAAAGTAATTCTTAGACTCATTCTTATTTCAATGCCTATTTTTCTTGTAGGGTCATTTTTGTTTTGATATATGTTTCTATGACTCGGTCTGCCAGCTGCAATATTATTGTCTGCTGTATTATCCCCTACAGATCCAGTATTGGCTTCAGAGGTTCAAATCCAAAAATTGACTAATAAAAATGCTATAACGAGTAGATTTGCCCTTACGTGAGAAGCTTGAATAAACGACTGATTAGCATTTCCATTTACTATATTAGCACTGGCAGTTTTTACTGCGGGAGAATTTAATAGTGAAGTTGGAATGCAATGGTTTTTAGATTCTTTTTTATTAAAAGTATTTTTGTGATTTCTGCTATGATATTTATTTTGAAAATTTTTAGGTTGGCTTATTGATAAAGTACCTGATATAAAATGAATTTGAGCTCCTGCATGATTTATAGCCCTCTCTATTACCTTTTTTGTGTACGCAACAACAGAGCTTCTTCACGGATATTGATTTTTAGCTGTATTTATTGCTGCAGTTGTGATTAGGCACAGAGAAGAGGTTGAATGAAATATCAAACATAAAATGCATAATTTTACAGAAGAAATTGAAAAAATTCTTTTAGTTTTTTGGATTATTTTATTTTGAGCCTCTATACTTAACTGAATATTTGATTCTCTCACTTGGAAAGATTTTATTTTTGCTTTAGTTATAATATTTATTCTCAGACCACTTGGATGAATGATTGCTCTATATTGAGTGAAAGAGAAGATATCTGAAAAATTAGTTATCAGCTTTTTTGGTATTAGATGAATTTGAAGTATTTTTTACTTATCTTGGGCCTTTGTTCAAAATCCTAATTTTCCATGACAAGAAAAACTATATGCCATTGTGAGCTTAGTGATATTAATTTCTATCATAACACACTGATTGACTGCCCCATACTTCATAAAAAAAGTAGAAACAGATATAGCAGTATAA
- a CDS encoding AAA family ATPase, whose amino-acid sequence MKLVFTGIQGCGKGTQARLLVEKHGFRLLEMGGEFRRVIASGSELGKKIQKLYDAGDQITAELGVAVMEDAVQNIIDNHNDENVIFDAFVRNDWNLEIFNRLLPDYQVVLFRLSEEKSKQRLLGRMFNPKTGETFMTGMTIDPKTGDDLIQRADDNEDGILKRIDLYNDVTLPIVRIQRQEGRVLEVNADQAVEEVFAELESILELN is encoded by the coding sequence ATGAAATTAGTATTTACTGGAATTCAAGGTTGTGGAAAAGGTACTCAAGCACGATTACTTGTTGAAAAACATGGTTTTAGACTGCTTGAAATGTGAGGCGAGTTTCGAAGAGTTATTGCTTCTGGGAGCGAACTTGGAAAAAAAATCCAAAAACTTTATGATGCGTGAGATCAAATAACAGCAGAACTATGAGTAGCTGTGATGGAAGATGCTGTTCAAAATATTATTGATAATCACAATGATGAAAATGTTATATTTGACGCATTTGTTCGAAATGATTGGAATCTAGAAATATTCAATAGACTTCTTCCAGATTATCAAGTAGTATTATTCAGGTTATCAGAAGAAAAATCGAAACAAAGACTTTTGGGGCGAATGTTTAATCCTAAGACAGGAGAAACATTTATGACTGGAATGACCATAGATCCAAAGACTTGAGATGATTTAATTCAAAGAGCTGATGATAACGAAGATGGAATACTGAAACGAATAGATCTTTATAACGACGTTACTCTTCCAATTGTGAGAATTCAAAGGCAAGAATGAAGAGTATTAGAGGTCAATGCTGATCAAGCAGTTGAAGAAGTATTTGCTGAGTTAGAGAGTATATTAGAACTTAATTAA
- a CDS encoding ATP-grasp domain-containing protein, giving the protein MTHAMTYWSISSKVLTEEAELLGLNVDIINKDKNLYYIYSSSKKILFKTTDFGENSALGFKLCNNKELTYNILEKNSFPIAKSYYIIQEDFKDFKETDIQNFRYPLIIKPHNEGHGNGVMMNIENFEELSAKLCASFEEYGTMIIQELAKGDEARVVVIKGEVVLAFNRIPAQIIGDGILKIGELIQKENLNPMRGDGYNNLLSNIEIDDELLSYIDKQGYNLDTILKDLEVVQLRGNSNTGTGGTLHEVTSILSDDTKKICCEIAELFGLSIAGIDLIMKDFSKDLSDGNGIILEVNASPGIGGHRELTSVNTGRIILKKIFNIA; this is encoded by the coding sequence ATGACTCACGCAATGACATACTGGTCTATTAGCTCAAAAGTATTAACTGAAGAAGCTGAGTTATTAGGATTGAATGTTGATATAATAAATAAAGATAAAAATCTGTATTACATATATTCCTCAAGTAAAAAAATACTCTTCAAAACTACTGATTTTTGAGAAAATTCAGCTCTTTGATTTAAGCTCTGTAATAATAAGGAACTCACATATAATATTTTAGAAAAAAACAGCTTTCCAATAGCCAAATCATATTATATAATACAAGAAGATTTTAAAGATTTTAAGGAAACAGATATACAAAACTTTCGCTATCCACTTATTATCAAGCCTCATAATGAAGGGCATTGAAATGGAGTTATGATGAATATTGAAAATTTTGAAGAATTATCAGCTAAATTATGTGCATCTTTTGAAGAGTATGGTACAATGATTATCCAAGAACTAGCAAAATGAGATGAAGCGAGAGTTGTTGTAATAAAGTGAGAAGTAGTACTTGCATTTAATAGAATTCCTGCTCAAATTATATGAGATGGAATATTAAAAATTTGAGAATTAATACAGAAGGAAAATCTCAATCCTATGAGATGAGATGGTTATAATAATCTACTTAGTAATATTGAGATTGATGATGAACTTTTAAGCTATATAGATAAACAATGATATAATCTTGATACTATATTGAAGGACTTGGAAGTTGTGCAGCTAAGATGAAATAGCAACACTGGAACGTGAGGGACACTTCACGAAGTTACATCAATATTGAGTGATGATACTAAAAAAATATGCTGTGAAATTGCAGAGTTATTTTGATTATCAATAGCTTGAATTGATCTCATTATGAAAGATTTTTCGAAAGATCTCTCAGATTGAAATGGAATAATATTAGAAGTAAATGCTTCACCTTGAATTTGATGACACAGGGAACTGACTTCAGTAAATACTGGAAGAATAATTTTGAAAAAAATATTTAATATAGCTTAA
- a CDS encoding DUF1704 domain-containing protein: MLKELLEILSQNQVAINGSVEENEGELINTIIFGKKFRGDVMAYKKKFFRKLRLKEKNILILQERAYKEELSVVDKSILLSEIHASLIKIQFLREKFDIEAQKIDENIDVFENSNMDFYNKSLFGVTKKDIGEKISIDNCPIYVNTYTKKDLELLIQFSNTIFPDLRFEFGNFSNLSHSGGVIKIPRRKFYSIKTIITIFFHETTHFFRSYNGERNLGFKYRFSDYYTLEEGIAIYNEHKYGNRIINLGKFTPYYNACFQVLMQNIDENEKISKIYEILKCKGFSEEQSLKYYYRFNKYNVFGERNFYLKDLVYQKGYKNVTKLLHLNTLNYQKIMAGDIGIDEVSHGLVSADNNYNVSLYFNSMVKKIKAIL, translated from the coding sequence ATGTTAAAAGAATTACTCGAAATACTATCTCAAAACCAAGTAGCAATTAATGGGTCAGTTGAGGAAAATGAGTGAGAACTTATAAATACCATAATTTTTTGAAAAAAGTTTCGATGAGATGTCATGGCTTATAAAAAAAAATTTTTTAGAAAGCTTCGCCTTAAAGAGAAAAATATATTAATACTCCAAGAACGCGCCTATAAAGAAGAACTCAGTGTTGTAGATAAAAGTATTTTGTTAAGTGAAATACATGCGAGTCTTATAAAGATACAATTTCTTAGAGAAAAATTTGATATAGAAGCTCAAAAAATAGATGAGAATATAGATGTATTTGAAAATTCAAATATGGATTTTTACAACAAATCTCTGTTTTGAGTTACTAAAAAGGATATATGAGAGAAAATCTCTATAGATAATTGTCCAATTTATGTAAATACGTATACAAAAAAAGATTTAGAACTCTTAATACAATTCTCAAACACAATTTTTCCTGATTTACGTTTTGAATTTTGAAATTTTTCAAATCTCTCTCATAGTTGATGAGTGATAAAAATTCCCAGAAGAAAATTTTATAGCATTAAAACTATTATTACTATTTTTTTTCATGAAACTACTCACTTTTTTAGAAGTTATAATGGAGAAAGAAACTTAGGATTTAAATATAGATTTTCTGATTATTACACTCTAGAAGAGGGAATTGCTATTTATAATGAGCATAAATATGGAAATAGAATTATAAATTTATGAAAATTTACACCTTATTATAATGCATGTTTTCAAGTGTTGATGCAAAATATAGATGAGAATGAAAAAATATCAAAAATCTATGAAATACTCAAATGTAAAGGATTCTCAGAAGAACAGTCACTCAAGTACTATTACAGGTTCAATAAGTACAATGTTTTTTGAGAAAGGAACTTTTACCTGAAAGACCTAGTATATCAAAAATGATATAAAAACGTAACTAAGTTGTTGCATTTAAATACATTAAATTATCAAAAAATTATGGCTTGAGATATATGAATTGATGAAGTAAGCCACTGACTTGTATCTGCAGATAATAACTATAATGTTTCATTATATTTTAATTCTATGGTTAAAAAAATAAAAGCTATATTATAG
- a CDS encoding DUF1704 domain-containing protein: protein MIYYLKLYFARSLDDVMNLVNGEVFDGKLEKIIEVTYSYKQLDDGYLYNETLFEEYLNIPYTENINYNILGKKFIYRIQSRITAINDSIKKLEHINVSSRVESVKRSILIDSLLYVKNILEISLISINFELNKAGAQINMPDSEVDLKIEKIIKKEKLAFGSLIIENSREFSHCYNFIEKNHSLQKHLLSRSDVIKMNKFLKIIKQSSKCDLIETDETLYKTANSIFSDSNICRKDYRYLFDAVCELYHLPQRTSLTNAGSIYDGDDALEIPRNEEFSHLTFDRVLKLLTHEIESHYINQYNGKKLLGNFRGARNLPKEEGLAMFMERIFHGYTYDTIDNIIDYFFTILAGECLNGDDFSEFVRIMVKEYNFMRSYDTAIRRAKRNYSFEHVGVQHKDVVYFRGLTEVMDYLKSGGEFKKLFLGKVGFLDLDNMYDLYQRYDKKENIVFPIFISDLICYYFENKQEDKMYEFESQKYYLFLKKKYWFLDLDGFKIIQKIETDWIKIEKILKNLEKILDIKIDKK from the coding sequence ATGATCTACTATCTAAAATTATATTTTGCACGAAGTTTAGATGATGTTATGAATTTAGTGAACTGAGAGGTTTTTGACGGTAAACTCGAAAAAATTATTGAAGTAACTTATAGCTATAAACAACTGGATGATGGCTATTTATATAATGAGACCTTATTTGAAGAATATCTTAATATTCCATATACAGAGAATATTAATTATAATATTCTCTGAAAAAAATTTATATATAGAATTCAATCCCGAATTACAGCTATAAATGATAGTATTAAAAAACTTGAACATATAAATGTGTCATCAAGAGTCGAAAGTGTAAAACGTAGCATACTTATTGATTCATTGCTCTATGTAAAAAATATTTTAGAAATTTCGCTCATCTCTATTAATTTTGAACTGAACAAGGCTTGAGCTCAAATTAATATGCCCGATTCAGAAGTTGACTTGAAAATAGAAAAAATAATAAAGAAGGAAAAACTAGCTTTCTGAAGTTTGATTATTGAAAACTCCAGAGAATTTTCTCACTGTTATAATTTTATTGAAAAAAATCATTCGCTTCAAAAACATCTTCTTTCTCGATCTGATGTCATTAAGATGAATAAGTTTCTCAAAATTATAAAGCAGTCGAGTAAATGTGATCTTATTGAAACAGATGAAACGTTGTATAAGACTGCAAATAGTATATTTTCTGATTCTAATATATGCAGAAAAGATTATAGGTATTTATTCGATGCAGTATGTGAATTATATCATCTTCCTCAAAGAACAAGTCTAACAAATGCTGGATCGATTTACGACTGAGATGATGCTCTTGAAATACCTAGAAATGAAGAATTCTCTCATCTTACATTTGATAGGGTTTTGAAGCTCTTAACTCATGAGATAGAATCACACTATATAAATCAATATAATGGAAAAAAACTTCTAGGTAATTTTCGGTGAGCAAGAAATCTCCCAAAAGAGGAGTGACTTGCTATGTTTATGGAGAGAATATTTCATTGATATACATATGATACCATTGATAACATCATAGATTATTTCTTTACCATACTTGCATGAGAGTGTTTGAACTGAGATGATTTTAGTGAATTTGTAAGGATTATGGTAAAGGAGTATAATTTTATGCGATCCTATGATACTGCTATTCGAAGAGCAAAGAGGAATTATTCTTTTGAGCACGTTTGAGTACAACACAAAGATGTAGTATACTTTAGATGACTCACTGAGGTTATGGATTACCTAAAGTCTGGATGAGAGTTTAAAAAATTATTTCTTTGAAAAGTTTGATTCTTGGATTTAGATAATATGTATGACTTATATCAAAGGTATGATAAAAAGGAAAATATAGTATTCCCTATTTTTATATCTGATCTCATTTGTTATTATTTTGAAAATAAACAGGAAGACAAGATGTATGAGTTTGAGAGTCAAAAATATTACCTGTTTTTAAAAAAGAAATATTGGTTCTTGGATTTGGATGGTTTTAAAATTATACAAAAGATTGAAACTGATTGGATAAAAATAGAAAAAATTCTTAAAAATCTCGAGAAAATATTAGACATAAAGATAGATAAAAAATAA
- a CDS encoding lytic transglycosylase domain-containing protein yields the protein MLKNNSLLGIVYGVLFLCIIGVYFASKFKDADNTLVFKYPENEIQFAGDAIPFEGNNFDNKERFDKEFLNTSNNLYQFYLYVKRYPAYIPYIEGELKKAGIHDDFKYLPIAESALREDVVSSAGAGGIWQFMPDTARQYGLRVDDQIDERYHFEKSTTAALEYLGVLYNRFGDWALVAAAYNRGENGLSREMEEQGVTTYYDLYLNDETSRYVFRIAAIKYVMESYFDRKDAIDTLIGGVQDAPKTKIINVGKIDNLAQWSKINNINYKDLKILNRWVIGDSLPEGDWDITVLQ from the coding sequence ATGTTAAAAAATAATTCATTATTGTGAATAGTTTATTGAGTGTTATTTCTCTGTATTATTTGAGTGTATTTTGCATCAAAGTTTAAAGATGCTGATAATACTCTCGTGTTTAAATATCCTGAAAATGAAATACAATTTGCTTGAGACGCTATTCCGTTTGAATGAAACAATTTTGATAATAAAGAGCGTTTTGATAAAGAGTTTCTTAATACTTCAAACAATCTTTATCAGTTCTATCTCTATGTAAAACGCTATCCTGCTTATATTCCTTATATTGAATGAGAATTAAAAAAGGCTTGAATACATGATGACTTTAAGTATTTACCAATTGCTGAGAGTGCATTACGTGAAGATGTTGTTTCAAGTGCTGGTGCTGGATGAATTTGGCAATTTATGCCAGATACAGCACGTCAGTATTGACTGAGAGTTGATGATCAAATAGATGAGAGATATCATTTTGAAAAATCTACCACGGCTGCATTAGAATACTTGGGAGTGCTCTATAACAGATTTTGAGATTGGGCACTTGTCGCTGCTGCATATAATAGATGAGAAAATGGTCTTTCTCGTGAAATGGAAGAACAATGAGTTACTACGTACTATGATTTATATCTGAACGATGAAACTTCTCGCTACGTGTTTAGGATTGCAGCAATAAAATATGTTATGGAGTCTTATTTTGATAGAAAGGATGCTATTGATACTCTTATATGATGAGTTCAAGATGCTCCTAAAACGAAAATAATAAATGTTTGAAAAATAGATAATCTTGCTCAGTGGAGTAAAATAAATAATATTAACTACAAAGATCTTAAAATTCTCAATAGATGGGTAATTTGAGATTCATTACCAGAATGAGATTGGGATATTACTGTTTTACAATAA
- the dnaA gene encoding chromosomal replication initiator protein DnaA, protein MEKHYKLKNILTHLIESVKKQDFLVYFRKISILEISDSHVVFGTVSSFMKDNLQAKFNTLVLEASQKELGKKITSISFLVDSSIDNPSNTNAVDCQEFYKETLKSNKIADKKSRNSVSPIEQKAGAHMRYTLNNFVVGADNQLAFSACEAVSKNPGKSYNPLYIYGDVGLGKTHLLQATGNEILKKYKDKKVAYTTADKFITEYVTAVKKRNVERMREKFREIDVLVIDDVQFLSKKEQTQNELYNIFNLLYDSNKQIIISGDRAPKELTELEPRLRSRFEWGITVDIGKPDFETRLAIIQEKAREKEFMIPQEVAEFIAANVTENVRELEGVLNQMIAEYELTGNTPSLTRIAAKLQKLSFTTDLLGESRSAARLKNTRTIKSYEDILDAVSQHFGIEKEGILGDNRKKEFMIPRQVSMYLLKTKLNYTYERIGNIFNGRNHASVLYSCNKLEKIIKKDKNLLYEVNAIKDGIGI, encoded by the coding sequence ATGGAAAAACACTACAAGCTAAAGAATATCCTGACTCATCTCATTGAATCAGTAAAAAAACAAGATTTCCTCGTATATTTTAGAAAAATATCTATATTAGAAATATCTGACTCACATGTAGTCTTTGGAACTGTTTCTAGTTTCATGAAAGATAATCTCCAAGCCAAATTCAATACTCTCGTACTTGAGGCAAGTCAAAAAGAACTTTGAAAAAAAATCACATCTATTAGTTTCTTAGTTGATTCTAGTATAGATAATCCATCAAATACTAATGCTGTAGATTGCCAAGAGTTTTATAAAGAAACTCTTAAGTCTAATAAAATTGCAGATAAAAAATCAAGAAATAGTGTCAGTCCAATAGAGCAAAAAGCTGGAGCACATATGAGATATACTCTCAACAACTTCGTTGTTTGAGCAGACAATCAACTTGCTTTTTCAGCGTGCGAAGCAGTTAGTAAAAATCCAGGTAAATCATATAATCCACTTTATATATATTGAGATGTAGGACTTGGGAAAACACATCTTCTGCAAGCTACTTGAAACGAAATACTTAAAAAATACAAAGATAAAAAAGTGGCTTATACTACAGCTGATAAGTTTATTACAGAATACGTAACAGCAGTTAAGAAACGAAATGTTGAACGGATGAGAGAAAAATTTAGAGAAATTGATGTATTAGTTATAGATGATGTACAATTTCTTTCTAAAAAAGAACAAACTCAAAATGAACTGTATAATATATTCAATCTACTCTATGATAGCAACAAACAAATCATAATATCTGGTGATAGGGCTCCAAAAGAACTTACAGAGCTAGAACCAAGACTCAGAAGTAGATTTGAATGGGGGATTACCGTTGATATTGGGAAACCAGATTTCGAAACACGACTTGCCATCATTCAGGAAAAAGCTCGAGAAAAAGAATTTATGATTCCTCAAGAAGTAGCTGAGTTTATTGCTGCAAATGTAACTGAAAACGTGAGAGAATTAGAGTGAGTTCTTAATCAAATGATTGCAGAATATGAGTTAACTGGGAATACACCTAGCCTTACAAGAATCGCTGCAAAATTACAAAAGTTAAGCTTTACAACTGATTTACTCTGAGAAAGTAGAAGTGCTGCTCGACTTAAAAATACACGAACTATTAAGAGTTATGAAGATATTCTTGATGCTGTAAGTCAACATTTTGGAATTGAAAAAGAATGAATCCTTTGAGATAACAGAAAAAAAGAATTCATGATTCCAAGACAAGTATCGATGTACTTGCTTAAAACTAAGCTTAACTATACCTATGAGAGAATAGGGAATATCTTCAATGGAAGAAACCATGCATCAGTTCTCTATAGTTGCAATAAACTAGAAAAAATAATTAAAAAAGATAAAAATCTTCTCTACGAAGTGAATGCAATCAAAGATGGAATCGGAATATAA